The proteins below are encoded in one region of Sphingomonas sp.:
- a CDS encoding metallopeptidase family protein, translating into MTRQAPDAAMIEAMAREALARIPEPFASYLGDVVLIVDEFADDETLDALGIEDPFGLTGLYHGRPVGEKSTFESGALPDRIHLYRQPLLAEWCETGVDLGDLITHVVIHEVGHHFGLSDDDMHALEDAAG; encoded by the coding sequence ATGACCCGGCAAGCCCCAGATGCAGCCATGATCGAGGCAATGGCCCGCGAGGCGCTCGCGCGCATTCCGGAGCCGTTCGCGAGCTATCTCGGCGATGTCGTGCTGATCGTTGACGAGTTCGCCGACGACGAAACGCTGGACGCTCTCGGCATCGAGGATCCGTTCGGCCTGACCGGCCTTTATCACGGCCGCCCGGTCGGCGAGAAATCCACCTTCGAAAGCGGCGCGCTGCCCGATCGCATCCACCTCTATCGCCAGCCTCTGCTCGCCGAATGGTGCGAAACCGGCGTCGATCTTGGCGACCTGATCACCCATGTCGTGATCCATGAGGTCGGGCATCATTTTGGTCTGTCCGATGACGATATGCATGCGCTGGAAGACGCTGCCGGGTGA
- the ccmA gene encoding heme ABC exporter ATP-binding protein CcmA, translating into MNGLAFRDATCARGGRLLFEALSFALAPGQAALVTGPNGAGKSSLIRIAAGLLAPTSGSVQGEGARALLSEAAALDPELSLNAALRFWARIDGRPDAVAAALEAAGLAELAQVPVRLLSTGQRRRAALARVVASGAPVWLLDEPANGLDDSSVRSLEALIASHRAGGGIALVATHLPIALPDAIEVTL; encoded by the coding sequence GTGAACGGCCTCGCTTTCCGCGATGCGACTTGCGCGAGAGGCGGGCGGCTGCTGTTCGAGGCGCTGAGCTTTGCGCTGGCACCAGGGCAGGCGGCGCTGGTGACCGGGCCGAACGGGGCAGGCAAATCGAGCCTGATCCGAATCGCCGCCGGGCTGCTCGCTCCGACATCGGGCTCGGTACAAGGCGAAGGGGCGCGGGCTTTGCTCAGCGAGGCGGCGGCGCTCGATCCGGAGCTAAGCCTTAACGCCGCCTTGCGATTCTGGGCGCGGATCGACGGGCGCCCGGACGCGGTGGCCGCGGCGCTGGAAGCGGCCGGTCTCGCCGAACTGGCGCAAGTGCCGGTGCGATTGCTCTCTACCGGCCAGCGCCGCCGCGCGGCGCTGGCGCGAGTGGTGGCGAGCGGCGCGCCGGTCTGGCTGCTCGATGAGCCCGCCAATGGTCTGGACGACAGCTCGGTTCGATCGCTCGAAGCGCTCATCGCCAGCCACCGGGCTGGCGGCGGCATCGCGCTGGTCGCGACCCATTTGCCCATCGCGCTGCCGGATGCGATCGAGGTAACGCTTTGA
- a CDS encoding heme exporter protein CcmB — protein sequence MNALASITWREVRRAWSSGGLVLPVAFFLLVAILFPFAIGPDGKLLARVGGGVIWSAALLAALLPVERLITPDAESGVLDQFAARGLSDSAVAAAKMAGHWLGFAPALLAATVIAAALLRLPNETLLPILTALAIGTPGLAALGTATAALVAGLRGAGALAGLVMLPFAVPLLIFGATADQAGALKLLGAFSLLLVAGCPFVAGAAIRMGRS from the coding sequence TTGAACGCGCTCGCTTCGATCACCTGGCGTGAAGTGCGCCGCGCCTGGTCGAGCGGCGGGCTGGTGCTGCCGGTGGCGTTCTTCCTGCTCGTCGCCATCCTGTTTCCTTTCGCGATCGGGCCCGACGGCAAGCTGCTTGCCCGGGTCGGCGGCGGGGTGATCTGGAGCGCGGCGCTGCTCGCGGCGTTGCTCCCCGTCGAGCGGCTGATCACGCCCGACGCAGAGAGCGGCGTGCTCGACCAGTTCGCGGCGCGAGGCCTGTCCGATTCGGCGGTCGCCGCCGCCAAGATGGCCGGGCATTGGCTGGGTTTCGCGCCGGCCTTGCTTGCCGCGACGGTGATCGCAGCCGCCCTGCTCCGTCTGCCCAACGAAACCCTCCTTCCGATCCTGACCGCCCTCGCCATCGGCACACCCGGTCTCGCGGCGCTCGGCACTGCCACCGCCGCTCTGGTCGCGGGGCTGCGCGGTGCCGGCGCATTGGCCGGGCTGGTGATGCTGCCCTTCGCGGTTCCCCTCCTCATCTTCGGCGCCACCGCCGATCAGGCCGGCGCGCTCAAGCTGCTCGGGGCCTTCAGCCTTCTGCTTGTCGCCGGCTGCCCGTTCGTCGCCGGCGCCGCCATTCGCATGGGCCGCTCCTAG
- a CDS encoding class I SAM-dependent methyltransferase has translation MKLVTLTGEPWADYGLIDSGHGRKLERYGDYRFIRPEPQAMWAPASADWDAHGEFLPAPDDEGGGRWHYAKPTPREGWPLRWEEVAFTAQTTPFRHLGFFPDMAPVWSWMREQVSDKPEPEVMNLFGYTGVGTLAMAAKGARMTHVDASKKSVAEGKANAELSGMADLPVRWMIDDAGKFTAREVRRGRRYDGIILDPPKWGRGPNGEVWKLEEGLPGLIADCRALLDADSRFLFLTVYAVRMSALAIGELVRQHFADLGGTVEAGELTVREEARGLELPTAIFARWSR, from the coding sequence GTGAAGCTCGTCACGCTCACCGGCGAGCCCTGGGCGGATTACGGGCTGATCGACAGCGGCCATGGCCGCAAGCTCGAACGCTATGGCGACTATCGTTTCATCCGTCCCGAACCGCAGGCGATGTGGGCACCGGCCTCCGCGGACTGGGACGCGCATGGCGAGTTCCTCCCCGCCCCCGACGATGAGGGCGGCGGGCGGTGGCACTATGCGAAGCCGACCCCGCGCGAGGGCTGGCCGCTTCGCTGGGAGGAAGTGGCCTTCACCGCTCAGACCACGCCGTTCCGCCATTTGGGCTTCTTCCCCGATATGGCGCCGGTGTGGAGCTGGATGCGCGAACAGGTTTCCGACAAGCCAGAGCCGGAAGTCATGAACCTGTTCGGCTATACCGGCGTCGGCACGCTGGCGATGGCCGCCAAGGGCGCGCGGATGACCCATGTCGACGCCTCGAAGAAATCGGTCGCCGAGGGCAAGGCCAATGCCGAACTGTCGGGCATGGCCGACTTGCCCGTTCGCTGGATGATCGACGACGCCGGCAAGTTCACCGCCCGCGAGGTTCGCCGCGGCCGCCGCTATGACGGTATCATCCTCGATCCGCCCAAATGGGGTCGCGGCCCCAATGGCGAGGTCTGGAAGCTCGAAGAGGGCCTGCCCGGCCTGATCGCCGATTGCCGCGCTTTGCTCGATGCGGATTCGCGCTTCCTGTTCCTCACCGTCTACGCGGTACGGATGTCGGCGCTGGCGATCGGCGAGCTGGTCCGCCAGCATTTCGCCGATCTCGGAGGGACGGTCGAAGCCGGCGAACTCACCGTCCGCGAGGAAGCGCGCGGGCTGGAATTGCCGACGGCGATCTTCGCGCGGTGGAGCCGCTAG
- the thrC gene encoding threonine synthase yields MRYISTRGTAPTLGFRDVTLAGLASDGGLYVPESWPSFTREQIAGLKGLSYVETAVRVMLPFVEGDIGEDELRALCTQAYGRFSHAAVTPLAQLDERHFLLELFHGPTLAFKDVALQLLGLLFERFLGGTGENLTIVGATSGDTGSAAIDAVAGRHGIQIFMLHPRGRVSDVQRRQMTTVLAPNVHNIAIEGSFDDAQALVKAMFNDSDFAGRFQVTAVNSINWARLMAQIVYYFYAAVRLGAPERPVAFSVPTGNFGDVFAGYVASRMGLPVAKLIVATNVNDILHRALSAGDYSAGTVTPTAAPSMDIQVSSNFERLLFDLAGGSVAEQMAGFESSKAMRLSNAQREGAASLLASDRIEPGEMNEAMRWASSEAGQVIDPHTAIGLAAARRADLPADVPVVTLATAHPAKFADAVERATGRRPSVPARAGDLFERQERYEVLPATFEAVSAYIAERATPKGAAA; encoded by the coding sequence ATGCGCTACATCAGCACCCGCGGCACCGCGCCGACCCTTGGCTTTCGCGACGTCACCTTGGCCGGCCTCGCCAGCGATGGCGGGCTCTACGTGCCCGAGAGCTGGCCCAGCTTCACTCGCGAGCAGATCGCCGGGCTGAAGGGCCTCTCCTATGTCGAGACCGCCGTCCGTGTGATGCTGCCCTTCGTCGAAGGCGACATCGGCGAAGACGAGCTGCGCGCGCTCTGCACCCAGGCCTATGGCCGCTTCAGCCATGCCGCGGTGACGCCCTTGGCGCAGCTCGACGAGCGCCACTTCCTGCTCGAACTGTTCCACGGGCCGACGCTCGCCTTCAAGGACGTGGCGCTGCAATTGCTGGGGCTGTTGTTCGAGAGGTTCCTGGGCGGGACCGGCGAGAACCTCACCATCGTCGGCGCGACGTCGGGCGATACCGGCTCGGCGGCGATCGACGCGGTCGCCGGGCGGCACGGCATCCAGATCTTCATGCTCCACCCCAGGGGTCGCGTCTCGGATGTCCAGCGCCGCCAGATGACGACGGTGCTCGCCCCCAACGTCCACAATATCGCCATCGAGGGCAGCTTCGACGATGCCCAGGCGCTGGTGAAGGCGATGTTCAACGACAGTGATTTCGCCGGGCGCTTCCAGGTCACCGCGGTCAATTCGATCAACTGGGCGCGGCTGATGGCGCAAATCGTCTATTATTTCTACGCCGCCGTCCGACTCGGTGCGCCCGAGCGGCCGGTCGCCTTCTCGGTGCCGACGGGCAATTTCGGCGACGTGTTCGCGGGCTATGTCGCGTCGCGGATGGGCCTGCCCGTGGCGAAGCTGATCGTCGCCACCAACGTCAACGACATCCTCCACCGCGCGCTCTCGGCGGGCGACTATTCGGCGGGGACGGTGACGCCGACCGCGGCGCCTTCGATGGACATCCAGGTCAGCTCGAACTTCGAGCGGCTGCTGTTCGACCTCGCCGGCGGCTCGGTCGCCGAGCAGATGGCCGGGTTCGAATCAAGCAAGGCAATGCGGCTGAGCAATGCGCAGCGCGAGGGCGCCGCGTCACTGCTCGCCAGCGACCGTATCGAGCCGGGTGAGATGAACGAAGCGATGCGCTGGGCGTCTTCGGAAGCCGGGCAGGTGATCGATCCGCACACCGCGATCGGCCTCGCCGCCGCGCGCCGCGCCGATCTGCCCGCCGATGTGCCGGTGGTGACGCTGGCGACCGCGCACCCCGCCAAGTTCGCCGACGCGGTCGAACGCGCGACCGGGCGGCGCCCCTCGGTGCCCGCCCGCGCCGGCGATCTGTTCGAACGGCAGGAGCGCTATGAGGTGCTGCCCGCGACCTTCGAAGCCGTCAGCGCCTATATCGCCGAACGCGCGACGCCGAAGGGCGCCGCCGCGTGA